Proteins co-encoded in one Cupriavidus nantongensis genomic window:
- a CDS encoding DUF932 domain-containing protein has product MQLASRFASRSPSLRSDYPLSDDQIHRVAPSIFADAPHESRSERYAYIPTATVLTELRKEGFQPFMVTQTRVRDEGRREHTKHMIRLRHASQINGAEANEIVLLNSHDGTSSYQMLAGMFRFVCSNGLVCGDTVADVRVPHKGDVAGSVIEGAFEVLSGFERVKESRDAMRAITLDEGEAEVFARSALALKYDPTDNKPAPITESQILMPRRFDDRRPDLWSVFNRMQENLTKGGLHGRSANGRRQQTRPVQGIDSDVRLNRALWMLADGLRQLKA; this is encoded by the coding sequence ATGCAACTCGCATCCCGTTTCGCTTCCCGTTCGCCGTCGCTGCGCAGCGATTACCCGCTGTCCGATGACCAGATTCATCGCGTGGCCCCGTCCATCTTCGCGGACGCCCCGCATGAGAGCCGTTCCGAGCGGTACGCCTACATCCCCACCGCCACAGTGCTGACCGAGCTTCGCAAGGAGGGGTTTCAACCCTTCATGGTGACGCAGACCCGCGTGCGCGATGAAGGCCGCCGCGAACACACCAAACACATGATTCGCCTGCGCCACGCCAGCCAGATCAACGGCGCGGAGGCTAACGAAATTGTGCTGCTGAACTCGCATGACGGCACCAGCAGCTATCAGATGTTGGCCGGAATGTTCCGCTTCGTGTGCAGCAATGGCCTTGTGTGCGGCGACACCGTGGCGGACGTGCGCGTACCCCACAAAGGCGACGTGGCCGGTTCCGTCATCGAAGGTGCTTTCGAGGTATTGAGCGGCTTCGAGCGCGTGAAGGAATCCCGCGATGCCATGCGCGCGATCACGCTGGACGAAGGCGAAGCCGAAGTGTTCGCCCGTTCCGCGCTGGCCCTCAAGTACGACCCCACCGACAACAAGCCCGCGCCCATCACCGAATCGCAAATCCTGATGCCGCGCCGATTCGACGACCGCCGCCCCGACCTGTGGAGTGTGTTCAACCGCATGCAGGAGAACTTGACCAAAGGCGGATTGCATGGCCGCAGCGCCAACGGACGCCGCCAGCAAACCCGACCCGTGCAGGGCATTGATTCCGATGTGCGCCTGAATCGCGCCCTCTGGATGCTGGCCGATGGCCTGCGCCAGTTGAAAGCCTGA
- a CDS encoding ParB/RepB/Spo0J family partition protein → MNAVTQTEARAIQAPALEAADPTKNLILVPLSRLVLRPTGRNVRKTPRMSIPELAASIQRVGLLQNLIVIASADGEHYEVVAGGRRLAALKLLAKKHRISKEWEVPCLLVADGTARTASLTENVQREAMHPADQFEAFAALVAEGRPIEDIAADFSVTPLVVQRRLKLANVSPRLMADYRADAVTLDQLMALSITDDHAAQESAFYDAPQWQRQPSALRERLTEREIDAYRHPLVRFVGLDTYEAAGGGIRRDLFAEGDAGVYLTDAAMLERLAQDKLAGIAAEVKAEGWAWVDATPGVTHADLHAFQRVPRERREPNKREATRIEKLQTKMHELAEAVDAALDADDEDKADALQEEGETVGEQLQALEDGLQDYGANAKAAAGAIVTIDRNGEAVIHRGLLREAEAKALRTLERLRQGFGSEGEAANDDEGEDDEQPKTAAMSDRLAQRLSAHRTAALQIEVARHPQVALAAVVHGMVQTVLQESRYGHDLPLGVSLKVQDRLESMAPDWPESPAAMALRELQQVAGEALPEDSAELFAALLAKSQDELVRLLAVCVASTVDAVTPRATPHQPGAELAQAVGLDMAAWWKPTAEGYFKHVPKAVILDAVGAFAPESVTRLAKLKKADIASEAERLADGTGWMPAIFKAEGPQDAAQEADPEQDAPEDAEAMADEPAEALAA, encoded by the coding sequence ATGAACGCCGTTACCCAAACCGAAGCCCGCGCCATCCAAGCCCCCGCGCTGGAAGCCGCCGACCCGACCAAGAACCTGATTTTGGTTCCGCTGTCGCGGCTGGTGCTGCGCCCCACGGGCCGCAACGTGCGCAAGACCCCGCGCATGTCCATCCCCGAACTGGCCGCGAGCATCCAGCGCGTGGGCCTGCTGCAAAACCTGATCGTGATCGCATCCGCCGATGGCGAGCATTACGAAGTTGTGGCCGGTGGCCGCCGCCTCGCCGCGTTGAAGCTGCTGGCGAAAAAGCACCGCATCAGCAAGGAATGGGAAGTGCCTTGCCTGCTGGTGGCCGATGGCACCGCACGCACGGCTAGCCTCACCGAGAACGTGCAGCGCGAAGCCATGCACCCGGCAGACCAGTTTGAAGCCTTCGCGGCGCTGGTGGCCGAAGGCCGACCCATCGAGGACATTGCAGCGGATTTCAGCGTCACGCCGCTGGTGGTGCAACGCCGTCTGAAACTCGCCAACGTGTCGCCGCGCCTGATGGCCGACTATCGCGCCGATGCTGTCACGCTCGATCAGTTGATGGCCCTGTCCATCACCGACGACCACGCCGCGCAGGAAAGCGCGTTCTACGATGCCCCGCAGTGGCAGCGCCAACCCTCCGCACTGCGCGAACGCCTCACCGAGCGCGAGATTGACGCCTACCGGCATCCGCTGGTGCGCTTCGTCGGACTGGACACCTACGAGGCCGCAGGCGGCGGCATCCGCCGCGACTTGTTCGCGGAAGGTGACGCGGGCGTGTATCTGACCGATGCCGCAATGCTGGAGCGGCTGGCGCAAGACAAGCTGGCAGGCATCGCCGCCGAGGTGAAGGCCGAAGGCTGGGCATGGGTGGATGCCACGCCGGGCGTGACCCATGCCGACCTGCACGCCTTCCAGCGTGTGCCGAGGGAACGGCGCGAGCCGAACAAGCGCGAAGCTACACGCATCGAGAAGCTGCAAACCAAGATGCACGAACTGGCCGAAGCCGTGGATGCTGCGCTGGACGCTGACGACGAGGACAAGGCCGACGCCTTGCAGGAGGAAGGCGAAACCGTGGGCGAGCAGTTGCAGGCGCTGGAAGATGGCTTGCAGGACTACGGTGCGAACGCGAAGGCCGCAGCCGGTGCCATCGTCACCATCGACCGCAACGGCGAGGCCGTTATTCATCGCGGCCTGCTGCGCGAGGCCGAGGCCAAGGCGCTGCGCACGCTGGAACGGCTGCGCCAAGGTTTCGGCAGCGAAGGCGAAGCCGCGAACGACGACGAAGGCGAGGACGACGAGCAGCCCAAGACCGCCGCCATGTCCGACCGGCTGGCACAACGCTTGAGCGCCCATCGCACCGCCGCGCTGCAAATCGAAGTCGCACGGCATCCGCAAGTGGCGCTGGCCGCTGTGGTGCATGGCATGGTGCAGACCGTCTTGCAGGAAAGCCGCTACGGCCACGATCTGCCGCTGGGCGTGAGCCTCAAAGTGCAAGACCGGCTGGAAAGCATGGCCCCGGACTGGCCGGAATCGCCCGCCGCCATGGCGCTGCGCGAACTGCAACAGGTGGCGGGCGAAGCCTTGCCGGAGGACAGCGCCGAACTGTTCGCCGCGCTGCTGGCGAAGTCGCAAGACGAACTGGTGCGACTGCTGGCCGTGTGCGTAGCTTCGACCGTGGACGCAGTGACGCCCCGCGCCACGCCGCACCAGCCCGGCGCGGAACTGGCGCAGGCCGTGGGCCTCGACATGGCCGCATGGTGGAAGCCGACCGCAGAAGGCTACTTCAAGCACGTTCCGAAGGCCGTGATTCTGGATGCCGTGGGCGCGTTTGCACCGGAATCCGTCACCCGGCTGGCGAAGCTCAAGAAGGCCGACATTGCCAGCGAAGCCGAGCGGCTGGCCGATGGCACGGGCTGGATGCCTGCCATCTTCAAGGCCGAAGGCCCGCAGGATGCCGCGCAGGAGGCAGACCCGGAGCAGGACGCCCCGGAGGATGCCGAGGCAATGGCGGATGAACCCGCCGAGGCGCTGGCCGCTTGA
- a CDS encoding ATP-dependent nuclease — MQIRQLKIANFRGISALDWKPDSSFCCLIGSGDSGKSTLLDAAEAALSSRWFSFTEPDFLACDTSNPIVIEATVGELSKSLKSDERLGLYIRGWTAVGQLRDEPEDDDEPVLTVRLTVDATMEPVWELVCDRSEEPRTLSNRDRALFGLVRLAGEDARHLAWGQGSVLARLTGDNREAAARLAEAYRAARASANLGGIEALADTAELAEGFAKGLGAYVEGAYEPGLELGRSGLSSGSIALHDSGVPLRLSGLGTRRLATLAIQKSAITEGAIVLIDEIEHGLEPHRIIGAIAQLKTDQAKAKDAGKPVGQVLMTTHSDVALGEAGATSLRVIQTSRPGRAATIAHPNSPDPIRALMRFTPRAMFARRILVTEGNTELGLLLGLRENWPSRHANRPIEQLGAALADGNGEQASSMALALVGLGYATAIYRDSDTVLAPAIVAALVAADVPIFEYGGGLNTEQAIFSTASDALVQELLVYARAERGDDAVDNNIDIKIPDLDIATIRGDFAAWELFTEMDGAQLREAISEVAGRKKWFKDQRIGRGLAPMVWRIASENPASPLATALTQAEAWLYA; from the coding sequence ATGCAAATTCGACAACTCAAGATCGCGAACTTTCGAGGCATCTCCGCGCTGGACTGGAAGCCTGACTCTTCATTCTGCTGCTTAATCGGCTCGGGTGACTCGGGTAAGTCCACCTTGCTCGATGCAGCCGAAGCGGCACTCTCGTCTCGCTGGTTCTCGTTCACCGAGCCCGACTTCCTTGCCTGCGACACCTCCAACCCCATCGTCATCGAGGCCACAGTCGGTGAGCTTTCCAAGTCGCTGAAATCGGATGAGCGACTCGGCCTCTACATCCGAGGCTGGACGGCTGTTGGCCAGCTACGCGACGAACCCGAAGATGATGACGAGCCCGTGTTGACCGTCCGCCTCACTGTGGACGCCACGATGGAGCCTGTCTGGGAACTGGTGTGCGATCGAAGCGAGGAGCCTCGCACGCTGTCCAACCGTGACCGCGCACTGTTCGGCCTTGTGCGGTTGGCCGGTGAAGACGCGCGGCACTTGGCTTGGGGCCAAGGATCGGTTTTGGCTAGGTTGACAGGCGACAACAGAGAGGCAGCAGCTCGTCTCGCAGAGGCATATCGAGCTGCCCGAGCGAGTGCCAATCTGGGCGGCATCGAAGCGCTAGCCGATACGGCCGAGTTGGCCGAGGGGTTTGCCAAAGGATTGGGCGCATACGTCGAGGGCGCATATGAGCCCGGCTTGGAGCTTGGACGATCCGGGCTGTCTTCGGGTTCTATCGCCCTTCATGACAGTGGGGTACCGCTTCGGCTGTCCGGCCTTGGCACCCGACGACTCGCCACCCTGGCGATCCAGAAGTCCGCGATTACTGAAGGGGCCATTGTCCTGATCGACGAAATCGAGCATGGGCTTGAGCCACATCGGATCATCGGTGCGATTGCGCAACTCAAGACCGATCAAGCCAAGGCGAAGGATGCGGGCAAGCCGGTGGGGCAAGTCCTGATGACCACGCACTCCGATGTTGCACTTGGAGAGGCCGGTGCGACCAGTCTGCGCGTGATTCAAACATCCCGACCAGGACGGGCCGCCACTATTGCTCACCCGAATTCCCCTGATCCGATCCGTGCGCTGATGCGCTTCACGCCCAGGGCAATGTTCGCCCGGCGCATCTTGGTGACTGAAGGAAACACGGAGCTTGGCCTTCTTCTTGGTCTGCGCGAAAACTGGCCGTCGCGTCATGCCAATCGTCCCATTGAGCAACTGGGAGCGGCCCTCGCCGACGGCAATGGTGAGCAAGCGTCATCAATGGCTCTTGCGCTCGTTGGTCTCGGCTATGCGACTGCGATCTATCGTGACTCGGACACGGTTTTGGCCCCCGCCATCGTGGCCGCGCTGGTGGCGGCTGATGTTCCCATTTTTGAGTACGGCGGAGGACTCAACACCGAACAGGCCATTTTCTCGACGGCAAGCGATGCCCTGGTTCAAGAGCTGCTGGTCTACGCGCGCGCAGAACGGGGCGACGACGCCGTCGATAACAACATCGACATCAAAATTCCCGACCTGGATATAGCGACGATCAGAGGAGACTTTGCGGCTTGGGAGCTTTTCACGGAAATGGATGGCGCCCAGCTTAGGGAAGCGATTTCCGAAGTGGCTGGCCGGAAAAAATGGTTCAAGGATCAAAGGATCGGTCGAGGCTTAGCGCCTATGGTCTGGCGGATCGCCTCAGAAAACCCTGCATCTCCCCTTGCGACAGCCTTGACCCAAGCAGAGGCATGGCTGTATGCCTGA
- a CDS encoding UvrD-helicase domain-containing protein, which produces MPDAAELSALGNAAVVAPAGHGKTEIIANVAALGGRALILTHTHAGVHAIRARIKRLGIPHARVAVDTIAGWCMRYAHAFPGVAQPPDGMPQTGEQWNQLYRGATCALGVKAVREVIAASYDRILIDEYQDCHGLQHQLAVELSSIVPTLIFGDPMQGIFEFAGATLSWSDEIHPGFPFAGTLETPHRWAGKNPELGQWIAETRLKLIRGEVIDLSDPRINYRESNDAFDMGALFEGIDGKDGSFAAIHCNKTICYRLAKAANGGYQAIEEIAANRLRDFASAWDRATDSAGRLRAFTALIEDCFHKKPIVEGEPLDPEDAALQQAMRDLVPSLGNGNGAEAVAQMFALARKRPRWKLYRNELWRDAERAATEVASDRAETMAVATLSIRQRVSNSGRKLPKRTVSTPLLLKGLEFDHVVIPDATHFANERQAQAKLFYVAISRATRSLTISSPERFIQLPVPSV; this is translated from the coding sequence ATGCCTGACGCCGCTGAACTTTCCGCCTTGGGCAACGCAGCAGTGGTGGCGCCTGCCGGGCATGGCAAGACGGAAATCATTGCCAATGTCGCAGCCTTGGGTGGTCGCGCGCTGATCCTGACTCACACGCACGCGGGGGTGCATGCCATTCGAGCGCGCATAAAGCGCTTGGGCATCCCTCACGCGCGTGTCGCCGTCGATACCATCGCTGGATGGTGCATGCGCTACGCCCATGCTTTCCCCGGCGTGGCTCAACCGCCTGATGGCATGCCGCAAACCGGCGAGCAATGGAATCAGCTCTACCGTGGCGCGACGTGCGCCCTCGGGGTCAAGGCCGTCCGCGAAGTCATCGCGGCCTCCTACGACCGCATCTTGATCGACGAATATCAGGACTGCCACGGCTTGCAGCATCAACTTGCGGTCGAACTCTCAAGCATCGTGCCGACCTTGATCTTCGGCGACCCGATGCAGGGTATCTTCGAGTTCGCTGGCGCGACGTTGAGCTGGAGCGACGAGATTCATCCTGGCTTCCCATTTGCGGGAACGCTCGAAACGCCTCACCGCTGGGCTGGCAAGAATCCCGAACTCGGGCAGTGGATCGCCGAGACCCGATTGAAGCTCATCCGCGGTGAAGTCATCGACCTGTCCGACCCCCGCATCAACTACCGTGAATCCAACGACGCCTTCGATATGGGAGCGCTGTTTGAAGGTATCGACGGCAAAGATGGCAGCTTCGCTGCCATCCATTGCAACAAGACCATCTGCTACAGATTGGCCAAAGCCGCGAATGGCGGCTACCAAGCCATCGAGGAAATCGCCGCAAATCGACTACGAGATTTTGCATCCGCGTGGGATCGGGCGACTGACAGTGCTGGCAGACTTCGAGCGTTTACCGCTCTCATTGAGGACTGCTTTCACAAAAAACCGATTGTAGAAGGCGAGCCTCTTGATCCCGAGGACGCTGCGCTTCAGCAAGCAATGCGGGACTTGGTTCCCAGTCTGGGCAATGGCAATGGGGCGGAAGCCGTTGCCCAGATGTTCGCATTGGCCCGCAAACGCCCAAGATGGAAGCTCTACCGCAATGAGCTGTGGCGCGATGCGGAACGAGCAGCAACTGAAGTGGCATCGGATCGAGCCGAGACGATGGCCGTGGCAACCCTCAGCATTCGTCAGCGAGTCAGCAACTCAGGCCGGAAGCTCCCCAAGCGCACTGTCTCAACCCCATTGCTATTGAAGGGGCTGGAATTCGACCATGTGGTTATCCCTGACGCCACCCACTTCGCCAATGAGCGTCAGGCTCAGGCAAAGCTCTTTTATGTGGCTATTTCTCGGGCCACTCGATCACTGACGATTTCGTCACCGGAGCGGTTTATCCAGCTTCCTGTCCCTAGCGTCTAG
- a CDS encoding DUF736 domain-containing protein has product MANIGTFTADKDGFTGTLRTLTLNVKVKLVPNDKGDNEKAPDFRLQAASHDIGAAWKKISEAGREYISVTLDDPSFPATVYARLIEGEEGTHDLIWSRSKPQAA; this is encoded by the coding sequence ATGGCCAACATCGGCACCTTCACCGCAGACAAAGACGGCTTCACCGGCACGCTTCGCACCCTGACGCTCAATGTCAAGGTCAAGCTGGTGCCCAACGACAAAGGAGACAACGAGAAGGCCCCGGACTTTCGCCTGCAGGCCGCCAGTCACGACATCGGCGCGGCGTGGAAGAAGATCAGCGAAGCCGGGCGGGAGTACATCTCCGTGACCCTCGACGATCCTTCGTTCCCGGCCACGGTCTACGCCCGCCTGATCGAAGGCGAGGAAGGCACGCACGACCTGATCTGGTCGCGCAGCAAGCCCCAGGCGGCGTAA
- a CDS encoding helix-turn-helix domain-containing protein, producing MQKRPIQRGRPAGATTFDAELAQAFGAAVRALRSEQGVAQEALAHQAGIERSHMGKIERGEHMPTLAIIFKIARALGFSVAHLMSAVEELLGKAQE from the coding sequence ATGCAGAAGCGACCCATCCAGCGCGGCCGACCGGCCGGCGCCACCACATTCGACGCCGAGCTGGCGCAAGCCTTCGGCGCGGCGGTGCGTGCGCTCCGCAGCGAGCAGGGAGTCGCGCAGGAAGCGTTGGCACATCAGGCTGGCATCGAGCGTTCGCACATGGGCAAGATCGAGCGCGGCGAGCATATGCCTACGCTGGCGATCATCTTCAAGATCGCGCGTGCGCTGGGGTTCAGCGTCGCCCACTTGATGAGCGCGGTTGAAGAACTCCTGGGCAAAGCACAGGAGTGA
- a CDS encoding DUF2958 domain-containing protein, producing the protein MNAPLVTDAQRAALLVNGRLAAAGESLDPLPVVRLFTPDAHATWLLTSLDPIDGDTAYGLIDLGISLPELGRVKLSDLASIVGPRQQPVMRDRYFQAVRPLSEYLRLAQENGSIVD; encoded by the coding sequence ATGAACGCTCCCCTCGTCACCGATGCGCAGCGCGCCGCGCTGCTGGTGAACGGGCGGCTTGCCGCCGCCGGCGAATCGCTCGACCCGTTGCCGGTCGTGCGGCTGTTTACTCCCGATGCGCACGCCACTTGGCTGCTGACCTCGCTCGATCCCATTGACGGTGACACGGCCTATGGCCTGATCGACCTGGGAATCAGCCTGCCCGAGTTGGGCCGCGTGAAGCTGTCTGACCTAGCCTCCATCGTCGGGCCACGCCAACAACCTGTGATGCGGGATCGGTATTTCCAGGCAGTGCGCCCGCTGTCGGAATACCTGCGGTTGGCGCAGGAGAACGGTTCCATCGTCGATTGA